The region TGCGCCATTGCTCGACGGTGACGCGGTCGCCGCGGGCGACGTCGGGGGCGCGTTCGAAGTGGATGGTCAGCTTGCCGTCTCGGGTGGCTTCGGCGGGGATGTCGAAGGTGAAAAAATCGCTCATCTGCGGGGGTAGTTCGATATTGTCGGCGATCTTCACGCCATCCGCGAAAATGCTCTGCGACTTCTGGTTCATGCGCATGGCGTAGCGCTCCTGGTACCACGGGCGCACGAGCGTAAACCGGATCTGATAAGCCGCGGCGGGGTCGAGATCGCGGTATTCGAGTGTGACGCCCTGGTCCTCGTCCTGCGTGAAGTGCATCGAGCGCTGGCTGGGGCGGTTGCCTTCATCCAGCATCCCGTGGACGTAGGGTTGGCCGTGATCGTAGGGGTAGCCGGCCATCACGTTCGGCGCGGGGTTCGCCGTGCCCAGGTTGTCGTAGTGCCCGCCGGGGCCCGGGTCCTCGTAGGCGGTGATCATGCGCAGGAGATCCGCGCGTTCCTCGCCTTCGGCGGCGTGCGCGCGTTCCAGCTGTCGCTTCAGCCAGCCGAGCCCGATGAAGTCGTGGTCGAGCGTGAAGAGGCCGTCGTTCCGCACGCCGTAGAGCTCGTTGCTTTCCGCGCCGAGGCGTTCCGCTTCCTCGCGCAGCGCGCGCATTTCGAGCGTCTCGCCCAGGCCGCTGAACCACCCCAGCGCTTCCGGGATGGCCACGTCCTCGCCGCCGGACGCCAGGGCGTCGGCGATGTGCGCTTCGATGCGCGACTGGAGCGCGACCTGTTGCCGCGCGTTCATCTGGGTGTAGCGGTCCAACGCGCCCTTCTGCATATACTCGCGCCATAGCCAGTTGTTTTTCATCCAGTGCGCGGGCATTTTCTCGCCGGCGGCCTTCACGCGCTCGTAATATTCACCGACGCTCGCCTTCTCCGGCAGGGGCTCGCCGGGAATCTCCTCCATGTTGCGTTCAAGGAGGTAGAGGGCTGCGGCCATGTCCTCCGCGGCTTCCGGCCCGAACCACGTGCGGCAGTATTCCCCCACCACCTCGTCGACCGTCAGTCGCGGATCAACCAGCAGGCGCATCCACATCCACTGGTTGAAATGGTCGTGATGGCCGCTGGAATGTGTAATGTCTCCGACGCCGTAGGGCATGAGGTCGTGGAACACGCGGTAATAAAAGCGCGGCCAGGCGTAGAAGGAGAGGCGGTTGTAGACCATGGTGAGGAACTGGTCGGGCCGGCGCTCGTAGATCTCGTGGCTCCAGTGCGGCGGCAGGTCGCCGTTTCGATCGGCGCGCGGATACATCTGGATGTAGGCGTGCTGCGCGTACTTCCAGTGCGTGATCTCATTGTAATAGACCAGCGCGTGTCGCTTCGGCATCTGGTGCAGGATTTCCTTCGGATACAGCCCGTAGGGGCCGTAGCCCGGATAGCGGAAGAGGTCCATGCGGTGCGTCTGGCGGTGGCCCGGCTGCCACGAGGCCGCATCCGAACCCGGGCCATAGCCCCACGCCCACAGCCAGTCCCGCGGCGCCTCGTTCAGGTAATCGAAGACGGCGTTGTCGTCCGCGTTCTGAAACTTCTGGTTGGTGAAGTAAATGCGCGTGTCCGGATGGTGTTGGTGGATGCGTTTCGCCATTTCCTCCACGGTCTGGATGAAAATCAGCCCATACGGGTGGCACAGGTCGCACTCGCAACCGCCGCCGTCCCCGCCGTGGAACTTGATGAAGTCGTAGGCCGGCGCGTTCTTAAACTCGTTCTCGCACTTCTCGATCATGTAGGCGCGCGCCTCGGGCACGGAGAGGCAAACGTAGCCCGTGCGCCCGATGGACTCCTTCGCTTCCCACTCGGGCTTGTCGGAAGGCAGGCCCGTGTTCGCTCCGAAGCCGCCCAGCGCCATCAGGTCGAAGGACTTCAGGAAGTCGTACATCGGCCCCGGGCCGCAGTCGAAGACGTTGGCGCCCGCAAGCGCGTAATCGAGAATGGCGCGGTGCAGCTCCGCCTCGGTCCAGTCGCGCACCTGCGCCACGCTCTTCGCGATGTGACTCTGGCCCACCTGCGTACCCCGGACCTCGAAGGCCGGCGCCGTGCGCACGTGCAAATCATCTGGGAACGTAACGCTTCCCGCGTCAAACGTGGCCTGGCGGAGCAGTTCGCCGGCGGCGTAAAGACAGCCCCGCCGATCGATGCCCGCCGCCAGGATCGCCGGCCCGCCCGCGGTCTCGACCGTGCGGACGAGATAGCCCTCCGGCCCCGGCGCCAGATCGGTCAACGGGGGAATGCGGTACTGCTCGAACAGCGCCGCAATGCTCTTGTGGTGCGCCGGGATGCCGAGCAGGATGCGGGGGGCGCCCGTCGGCCGCGCGGTTTCGGGACGCACGACCACCTTGACGCCCGTTCGCTCGCTCAGCCGATCCGCCAGCAGGCGCGCCACGTTCATCTCAACGGGCGTGGAGGTCTCTCCCACGACGATGTCGAAGCTGGTGGCCGTCAGGGCCGGGGCGGATGGGGCGAAGGCGGCCAGGGCGCAGGCGGCGAGGGCCAGCAGCGCGCAATGCGGGCGGCGGTAGCGGCGCATGGGTCGGGTACTTTCCGGGGGTTGGTTGAAACGGGGCATATTCCGGGAACCATTGTAGCGCGCGCGCCGATTGAATAAAAGCCCGGAAATCTCGAATCCTTTGCCGGCGCCTCATCGATCCCGCATGTGGGAAGTGCGCTCGTCCGCTTGCGGCGCACCCGCGGCCTCGGTTATCGTGGGGGGGCGATGGCACGCCATGGGCGCGTGGGGATGGGTCGTTTGAACGAATGGGCAAGCGAAGAGGCCCGCCGGATCGGGAAGTACGCGATCCTGCGCGAGTTGGGACGGGGGGGCATGGGGGTCGTGTATCTGGCGCGCGACACGGATCTGGATCGCGAGGTCGCCCTGAAAATGGTGCAGCCGTCCCTGGCGCGGGACGAGCGCAGCCTGGCGCGCTTCAAGAAGGAGGCGCGCGCGGTCGCGGCCCTGAGCCATCCAAACATCGTGCACATCAACGCCCTCACGGAAATCGACGAGTTGCTCCTGATCGAGATGCCGTTTCTGCCGGGTGGATCGCTGCGGGATACGGGCGCCGCGCGCCCCTCGCCGGCGATAGTCGCGCACGTGCTCGACCGCATGCTGGATGCGCTTGGCCGCTGCCACGAGCGCGGGATCATCCACCGCGACGTGAAGCCGAGCAACATTCTTTTCGACGCCGATGGCGTTCCCAAACTCACGGACTTTGGCGCGGTGGCCCTTATGGAAAGCGAATGGGCGCAGGCCCGCGGCGAACGTACGCTGACCATGACTTTTTCGGGCACGCCGCAGTACTGTTGCCCGGAGGCGTGGGACGGCCAACCCCCGACGCCCAGATGGGATCTGTACGCGCTGGGCATGGTCGCGCGGGACATGCTGTCGGCCCAGGGTATTCGCCCGGTGACGACCCCGCTCGCGCATATCCGGCAGCTGCTCGAATCCGAAGAGCCGCCCATCCGCGAGCTGGTCCCCGATCTCTCCGAGGCATTCGCGGAGTTGGTGGACCGGCTGACGTCCCGCGACCCCGACCGTCGCCCCGCCAGCGCGGGCGAAGCGCTCGCGCAACTGCGCGATACCCCGGAGTTTGTGGTTTCCGCGAGCGCGGATGCGCACACGATCAACCTGCCCGGCCCCATGCGTGGCCTGACTTCGGAACCGTCCTCCATAATGACGCGCGGTTGGCGCCGGATCCGGCGTCCGTTGCGCCGTGCGGCCCCGTGGCTGGCCGTGCTGCTGGTTGCGGTGTTCTGGGCCGTCGAATACGCGACGCGCGCGCCCGTAATGCCCCCGGACGCGGAGTCGGCTCAAACCGGCCGCGCCGCGCGGGCGCCGAGCCAGCGCGAAACCTTTGAGACGGCGGCCCCGGCGGCCTCGGCGATTCCACTGCTGCGCCACGATTCGGTTCTGGGGCGCTCGGGCCTGTATACGCTCCGCACGGCCCGCCAGCCCGCCAGCGACGCCCATTTCGTGTTCCGGCGCCAGCCCGGCGATGATCGGCTGGTCGCCCTGGGCCTGCTCGGCGGCCAGATCCACTATCTGGAGCTGGAGCCGCCCGCCGCCCCCGGCGGCGCGTATACCATGACGGGCTTTTCGGGCGATTACACCCCGGCCTCCGCACCCCTGATCCAACTTTCCCGTATTCGCGGCGAGGCGGAATGGGACGGGAATTTTGACGCCCCGATGTGGCTCGCGCTGCGCTCGGAAAGCGAAATTTACCCCGAGTCCTGGAGCGACGCCGTACTTGCGGTCCCATACGCCGGCCCGATGACGGACACGGCGGTGGTGATGGACTGGGAGGCCCACCCGACCGCGCTGCCGTTCTTCCTGCGCGAAATCGTGCCGCGCCACCCGCGCGCGCTCACGCTGGAGAGCGTGCCGCTGCCGTCCATCGCCGGCGCGCGCCTGGTCGCGGATGCCGGTGGCGACGCCCGGGACCTGTCCGGCGCGGAATCGCTGGCGGCGGCCGCGGATCGGTTTACGGCGGTGCTGCCGGGGCGTCCCCACGCGCGCGGGAGCTGGCTGGCCGCCGATCACGATGGGGCGCGGGCGCGCTTCGTGATTGCGGTTCCAGATGCCGATCGCGCCCTGATCGCGGTTGACCTGTGCATTCTGCCGCGCTACCACGCCCCGCGCGAGGACTCGCCTTTTTTTCATGTCTATCGGGGCGAATCCGGCTGGCGCGCGGAACGGATCCAGGCGGGCGAGCGCGCGCCGATCGATCGCGGGTGGTCCGCCGCCACGGCGATCGTCTCGGACGGCCACCTGGCCACCATCGAGTTCGATCTAACGGCGCTGGGTCTGGAGGCGCCGCCGCTGCCCCAGACATGGATCCGCGTGAACGCCTCGGCCGAACAGGAAGCGCGGGGGGGCGATGCCGGCGTACATATCTGGGGCTGGCCCGAGGTTGAGGCGGCCTGGCGCGGAGCCCTTGTGGAGCTGCGGCGCTGATGCGCCCGCATCCGGCAGTCCGCGTTGCCCGGGCCCTGGTGGCCGCCGCGCTGCTGGCGTGCGGCGCCGCCGAAGCCGCCCCGCCGCGCCCCCGGCTGGAGCCAGACACCGGTTCCCGGCCTTCGTTTCTTACGGTAGCGGGCGATCACCTCTTCTTCATCGCGGACGACGGCTTCGCCGGACCACAAATCTGGGCGCTGGACGAACACGGCGCGGCCCGCCGCCAGAGCCTCTTCCGGCCGCAGCCCGGTGGCGCGCCACCCGGCGAGCCCAGAGCGGCGGGCGGGGACGTAATCTTTACCGCGCCCGATGGCGGGGGGCTGTACCAGACGCGCGTCGGCCGGGGGCCCGCCGTGGCCCGGGCCTTCGCGCCGCCCGACACAAGGATCACCACCGCCGCCTCCTGGAACGGGCACGTGTACTTTGGCGTGAGCGGGTCGGGCAGCCTCGGCGAGTTGTGGTATGCCGGCGCTCCCGGCGAACAGGCCCGCCGGTGGCGCGGGCCCGGCGAAGGGCAAGACGCGCTGACGCCGTCGCTCGCCCGGCTCTTCTCGCTGCCCTCCGGCGTCGTGTATTCACACTTCGGGCGGGAACTCGATCTCAGCCGGAACGAATACCGCCTGCTCACCGCTCCCGACCAACCCGCCCGCCGGTTGGGCGCCCCCGGAGAGCCCATCGAGGGCGTCCACGACATGTTTGCGACCGGCGAGGATCCGGTGTGGTATTTCGCGTCGAACATGGGGCTCTGGCGCGCGAATCTCGATACCGGGGAGGCCATCCAACTGATCGATACGCAGGCCGGGCCGGTGCGGCGGGTGGGCGTGCCGGTCCTTTCGGGAGGCCGCCTGTTCTTTCAGGGCCACACCGCGGAAACCGGCGCCGAGCTGTGGACCTCCGATGGCGCGCCCGAGGGCACGCGACTGGTCAAGGACATCGCCCCCGGCGTATCGGATGGCGGGGCCTACTACCTCGCGCCATTGCGCGGCGGCGTGTGTTTCGTGGCCAAGGACAACGCCCACGGCGGCGAACTGTGGTTTTCGGATGGGACGGAAGCGGGCACGCGCCTGGTGCGCGACCTGATACCCGGGCCGCGCAGCGCGGAGCCCTACCAGCTCACGGCCTGGAATGGCCACGTGTATTTTTCCTGCTACAACGACACCTACGGCGAGGAACTGTGGCGGACCGACGGCACGGAGGAGGGTACGGAACTTGCCGCCGAGATCAACCCCGGCCCCGGCAGCAGCGAGCCGTACTATATCACCGTGTTTCAGGACGCGCTGTACTTCTCCGCAACCGATGGGGTCAACGGTTTCGAAATCTGGCGATCCCGGGGAACGCCGGAAACGACCGAGCAGGTGACCCGAATTCGCCCGCCGGCCTCGCTGGTCCGTTCGTCATCTCCCAGGGAATTGACCGCACTGGGCGACGTGGTGTACTTCACCGCCGTCCTGCCGGATCGCGGGCGCGTGCTGTGCGCGAGCGATGGATCGGCGGAGGGCACGGGCCCGGTGGCCTATCCGGAGGGAGACGGCGCGCCGCTGAATCCGCGCGGGCTCGAAATTCACGACGGCGCGCTCTACCACCAGACCGGTCCCGAGGAAGCGCCGCAATGGTGGCGGATCGGCGCCGCGGGTGGCATGCCGGAAGCCGCCGCGCAGGGGCCGGCGCCGACCCCCGAGACGCTGCCCGGCGCGGAGGCCGCGGGGCTGCGAGTCGTTCCCGGAAGCCCGGTCGCCTTCGCCGGCGGCTATGTCTGCGCGGCGTACACCCCGGAGCACGGCATCGAGCCGTGGCGCCACGATCCGGAAACGGGACGCTTCGACCTGATGGGCGACGTGTTCGCCGGGCCGGCCAGTTCGGCCCCCGCCAATTTCACGGTGTCCGGCGAGAGTGTGTATTTCACCGCCAACACGCCCCAC is a window of Candidatus Hydrogenedentota bacterium DNA encoding:
- a CDS encoding serine/threonine protein kinase; this translates as MNEWASEEARRIGKYAILRELGRGGMGVVYLARDTDLDREVALKMVQPSLARDERSLARFKKEARAVAALSHPNIVHINALTEIDELLLIEMPFLPGGSLRDTGAARPSPAIVAHVLDRMLDALGRCHERGIIHRDVKPSNILFDADGVPKLTDFGAVALMESEWAQARGERTLTMTFSGTPQYCCPEAWDGQPPTPRWDLYALGMVARDMLSAQGIRPVTTPLAHIRQLLESEEPPIRELVPDLSEAFAELVDRLTSRDPDRRPASAGEALAQLRDTPEFVVSASADAHTINLPGPMRGLTSEPSSIMTRGWRRIRRPLRRAAPWLAVLLVAVFWAVEYATRAPVMPPDAESAQTGRAARAPSQRETFETAAPAASAIPLLRHDSVLGRSGLYTLRTARQPASDAHFVFRRQPGDDRLVALGLLGGQIHYLELEPPAAPGGAYTMTGFSGDYTPASAPLIQLSRIRGEAEWDGNFDAPMWLALRSESEIYPESWSDAVLAVPYAGPMTDTAVVMDWEAHPTALPFFLREIVPRHPRALTLESVPLPSIAGARLVADAGGDARDLSGAESLAAAADRFTAVLPGRPHARGSWLAADHDGARARFVIAVPDADRALIAVDLCILPRYHAPREDSPFFHVYRGESGWRAERIQAGERAPIDRGWSAATAIVSDGHLATIEFDLTALGLEAPPLPQTWIRVNASAEQEARGGDAGVHIWGWPEVEAAWRGALVELRR